The genomic region GTCCAGTGCCGGTGCAGCAACTGCACGGTGTTTTCGCTGCCGTTCTCAATGGTGATCCGGTAGGTAAACACGTAGTGCGCGTGCATCGGGCTGGAGTGAGCCGGCTGGTACTCGGTCACCACACTGACTTTGACACCTTCTGTAACGGCAGAAACCATGTTTTTGAACAGTTAACGCTTCTGGTTAGAACGAAAATTAGTTTTGTCAGTTTATAATTCCAAAAGTTCGCTTTTATTTTCTGGACTTATAAACAGCATCCGGGCAATTTTGTCCCTGAACGTCCGGTTTCGCCTGACCGCATCTCCGTTCTTAACATACCAATTGATGAAAGTTGTCATTGAGCCTTCCTGGCAGCAGCGCCTGCACGACGAGTTCGAAAAGCCCTATTTCCCCAAATTAGCCGAGTTTGTCCGGCAGGAATATTCCACCCAGCGTTGTTATCCACCGGGTAAGCTGATTTTCAATGCCTTCGACCAGTGTCCTTTCGACGCGGTCAGGGTGGTGATTCTGGGCCAGGACCCGTACCACGGCGAGGGGCAGGCCAACGGACTGGCCTTTTCGGTCAGCGACGGCATCACCAAGCCGCCTTCGCTGGTGAATATCTTCAAAGAAATTCAGGACGATCTCGGGAAGCCCGTTCCCAAATCGGGTAATCTAGAACGCTGGGCCGTACAAGGCGTGCTGTTGCTCAACGCCACGCTAACCGTCCGGGCGGGCCAGGCCGGGTCGCACCAGGGCAAGGGCTGGGAAGCGTTTACGGACGCCGCCATCAAACACGTTTCCGACGAAAAAGAAAATGTGGTTTTCCTGCTCTGGGGCGCTTACGCGCAAAAAAAAGGAGCCATCATCGACAGCTCCAAACACCTGGTCCTGACCTCCAAACACCCTTCTCCAATGGCCGCGCAATGGGGCGGCTGGTTCGGCAACAAGCACTTCAGCCAAACCAACGAGTATCTGCGGAGCAAGGGGCTGGGGGAGATTGATTGGTAGGTAATAACTGAATGATTGAATGACTGAATGACTGATTAGCTTCGCTAATTCTAGCCTTGCGAAGCTAATCAGTCATTCAGTCATTCAATCAATAATATTGAACAGCCGGTTCCACCGGATCTTGTTCAGGAATCCGTCCGGGTTGGGATCGACGGACATCCAGATGAAGACGGCTTTGCCGACGATATGGTCTTCGGGGACGAAGCCCCAGAAACGGGAGTCGTAGGAGTTGTGGCGGTTGTCCCCCATCATGAAAAAGTAATCCTGCTGGAAGGTGTACGACGTGATGGCCTTGCCGTCGATGGAAACCGAGTTGGCGGTCAGGTCTACCTTTTCGTGCCCTTCAAAACGCTGGATGACCGGGCCGTAGAACAGGATGTTTTTGGCGTCGAGTTGAACGGTAACGCCTTTTTTGGGCACCGTCAGCGGACCAAAATTGTCAACCGTCCAGTTGTATTTGCCGCCGTCGTACAGACCCGACATCGACGGCTGACCCGGCTGCGGCGTTTCCTCGTAGGCCACCACTTCCTTGCACCAGTCGAACTGTTTGAACTGCTGGGCCGTCTGGTCGGTCGTCACGACGCGGTAGCCGATCAGCTTACCGGCGTTCGCCGAATCGGCCTGCTCGGTAACGGGCTGCCAGTTGAGCGTCGGGCTGCTGGGGTCGCGGAAGTCGTTGACGATGTTGTATTTCCGGAAAAAATTCTCGTCCAGTTCGTAGCCGTTTGTCCGGATGAAATACGAGAACTGCATTTCTGTCGGGTTTTCGGCGGCTTTTCCGTTGACGAAGACTTGCCGGTGGCGCACTTCGACCACGTCGCCCGGCAGACCGATGCAGCGTTTGATGTAGTTGGTCCGCAGGTCGGTCGGGTATTCGCTTTCGGGCGGGTAGTTGAACACCACCACGTCGCCGTGCTTCACGCTCGAAAAGCCCGGTAGCCGGTACTGCGGCAGCTGAATGGCCGTAGAATAGGAGGGAATGTCGGTGCCCCAGATTTTCTGGTGGGTCAGCGGGACCTGAAGGGGCGTTTTGGGCGTCCGGGTTCCGTAATGCAGTTTACTGACAAACAAAAAATCGCCCACCAGGAGGCTCTTTTCCATCGAGGGCGTCGGGATGGTAAACGCCTCCATGAACAGCCAGCGGATCAGGGTTGCCGCCACGACCGCAAACACGATGGAATCCAGCCACTCGCGGACGACCGATTTATTTTTTACGGCGGGTTTAGTTTTGTTTTCCTGTTTGATAATTGCCATACAATAGAGTCTGGAAAAAGGCTCTTTACATTAAGTTTCTACAAGTTTACTAAAATTTGCTGAGACCGCAGGCACTTCCCCGGTTCAGGCCAGCAAATCATCCATGCCGAAAATTCCGCTGCGTCCGGCGAGCCATTCCGCCGCCACCACGGCCCCGAGCGCAAAGCCCTGCCGACTGTGGGCTTCGTGTCTGATTTCCAGCGTGTCCACGTCCGAAACGTAGCGGATAACGTGCGTTCCCGGCACGGTGCCCTCCCGCAGCGATTCGATGGGTAGCTCGTCCGCGGCATTGCCGTGCGAGTCGGCGGCCTGGTGCGCCCAGCGGTTTTTGTGCGGCAGATTTTCCAGAATTCCCTCGGCCAGGGTGATAGCCGTGCCGCTCGGCGCGTCCTTCTTCTCGGTATGATGAACTTCCGTCATCGACACGTGGTAGGACGGGTAATTGCGCATGAACTGCGCCAAAACCTTATTAAGCCGGAAAAACAGATTCACGCCGATGCTGTAGTTGGAGGCGTAAAAAAAGGCACCGCCTGTCTGCCGCGTGAGCTCTTCGATTTCGGCCTGGTGGCTCAGCCAGCCCGTTGTGCCGCACACCACCGGCCAGCCTTTCTGCAGGCAATATTTCAGATTGTCAACGGCGGCTTCCGGCGAGCTGAATTCAATGACGGCGTCCACGTCGTCGCGGCCCAGGGCGTCCATGTCGGCGCGGTTGCTCAGGTCGATGCGTCCGGCAATGGTGTGCCCCCGCTGGAGGGCAAGCTGTTCAATCGTACGGCCCATTTTGCCGTAGCCAAGGAGGAGGATATTCATTTCAAACTGTTTTGTGTTTTGTGTTTTGTGTTTTGTGTTTTCCGTTTACGTAATGAGGCTAAACCAACTCA from Tellurirhabdus rosea harbors:
- the ung gene encoding uracil-DNA glycosylase, producing MKVVIEPSWQQRLHDEFEKPYFPKLAEFVRQEYSTQRCYPPGKLIFNAFDQCPFDAVRVVILGQDPYHGEGQANGLAFSVSDGITKPPSLVNIFKEIQDDLGKPVPKSGNLERWAVQGVLLLNATLTVRAGQAGSHQGKGWEAFTDAAIKHVSDEKENVVFLLWGAYAQKKGAIIDSSKHLVLTSKHPSPMAAQWGGWFGNKHFSQTNEYLRSKGLGEIDW
- the lepB gene encoding signal peptidase I — its product is MAIIKQENKTKPAVKNKSVVREWLDSIVFAVVAATLIRWLFMEAFTIPTPSMEKSLLVGDFLFVSKLHYGTRTPKTPLQVPLTHQKIWGTDIPSYSTAIQLPQYRLPGFSSVKHGDVVVFNYPPESEYPTDLRTNYIKRCIGLPGDVVEVRHRQVFVNGKAAENPTEMQFSYFIRTNGYELDENFFRKYNIVNDFRDPSSPTLNWQPVTEQADSANAGKLIGYRVVTTDQTAQQFKQFDWCKEVVAYEETPQPGQPSMSGLYDGGKYNWTVDNFGPLTVPKKGVTVQLDAKNILFYGPVIQRFEGHEKVDLTANSVSIDGKAITSYTFQQDYFFMMGDNRHNSYDSRFWGFVPEDHIVGKAVFIWMSVDPNPDGFLNKIRWNRLFNIID
- the dapB gene encoding 4-hydroxy-tetrahydrodipicolinate reductase, whose translation is MNILLLGYGKMGRTIEQLALQRGHTIAGRIDLSNRADMDALGRDDVDAVIEFSSPEAAVDNLKYCLQKGWPVVCGTTGWLSHQAEIEELTRQTGGAFFYASNYSIGVNLFFRLNKVLAQFMRNYPSYHVSMTEVHHTEKKDAPSGTAITLAEGILENLPHKNRWAHQAADSHGNAADELPIESLREGTVPGTHVIRYVSDVDTLEIRHEAHSRQGFALGAVVAAEWLAGRSGIFGMDDLLA